The proteins below come from a single Anderseniella sp. Alg231-50 genomic window:
- a CDS encoding alcohol dehydrogenase family protein, with protein sequence MNIPDKMKAFVLTGHGDMDKLVYHTDWPVPVPGTGEVLVKVHACGLNNTDVNTRTAWYSKGVSENTTGGAFDSADDDDATWGGAPITFPRIQGADVCGTVIAGSDSLIGKRVLIETWLRDWDDPLNLSKIGYFGSECDGGYAEYLKIDERYVHPVNSDLSDAELATFATSWITAENMLNRANVAEGDTVLISGASGGVGSALIQLANRRGATSIAMASRSKHDAVSGFEPHAILDRAPGNLKQALKQAIGRDTVSVVADVVGGSYWPQLIDALDRGGRYTCAGAIAGPMVEMDLRTFYLRDLTFTGATIVPPGVFADLVGYIERGEVKPALAATYPLEQLHDAQQAFIDKKHTGNIVVTII encoded by the coding sequence ATGAACATTCCTGACAAAATGAAAGCCTTCGTGCTCACCGGCCACGGCGACATGGACAAGCTCGTCTACCATACCGACTGGCCGGTACCGGTTCCAGGCACCGGTGAGGTGCTGGTCAAGGTGCATGCCTGCGGCCTCAACAATACCGACGTGAACACCCGCACGGCGTGGTACTCCAAGGGTGTCAGTGAGAACACAACCGGGGGTGCCTTCGACAGCGCCGACGACGACGATGCCACGTGGGGTGGCGCACCGATCACGTTCCCGCGTATCCAGGGCGCCGATGTCTGCGGCACCGTCATTGCCGGGTCTGACAGTCTGATCGGCAAGCGGGTGTTGATTGAGACATGGTTGCGCGATTGGGATGACCCGCTCAACTTGTCAAAAATAGGTTATTTCGGGTCCGAATGCGACGGTGGATATGCCGAGTATTTGAAAATTGACGAGCGCTATGTCCACCCGGTCAACAGCGACCTTTCCGATGCGGAACTGGCGACATTTGCCACCTCCTGGATCACAGCAGAGAACATGCTCAACCGTGCCAATGTTGCGGAAGGTGACACAGTTCTCATTTCCGGCGCATCCGGTGGTGTCGGTTCAGCGCTGATCCAGCTCGCCAACCGGCGTGGGGCGACAAGCATCGCCATGGCCAGTAGATCCAAGCACGATGCGGTATCCGGCTTCGAGCCCCATGCCATACTGGACCGCGCGCCTGGCAATCTGAAACAGGCCCTGAAGCAGGCCATTGGCCGCGACACCGTCAGCGTGGTGGCGGATGTTGTCGGCGGCAGCTACTGGCCGCAACTGATTGACGCGCTCGACCGGGGCGGGCGCTACACCTGCGCCGGTGCCATTGCCGGACCCATGGTGGAAATGGATCTGCGCACATTCTATCTGCGCGACCTGACCTTTACCGGTGCCACCATCGTTCCGCCCGGCGTGTTTGCCGATCTGGTCGGCTACATTGAGCGTGGCGAAGTGAAACCGGCGCTTGCGGCAACGTACCCGCTGGAACAGCTTCACGATGCCCAGCAGGCCTTCATCGACAAGAAACACACCGGCAATATCGTGGTCACCATCATATGA
- a CDS encoding FAD-dependent oxidoreductase produces the protein MVPSHARVVIVGGGVMGCGIAYHLAHEGWSDIVLLEKAELTSGSTWHAAGQITHSTSSFGLGKCVDYNIGLYAGKLEAETGHSVTWHGCGSFRLAYTEDEMDWLRQTLSVGRSLGFNIELVGPARIAELHPFYNLDGVIGALYTPDDGHVDPSGVTQAMAAGARRLGAKIIRHCRATDIVQLPGGEWKVSTEHGDIVCEHVVNAGGTYARQMGEWSGLQLPMTSMTHHYLVTDTVPEFLELERELPVIRDDKLVSGYIRMEQKSGLIGIYEKENPNTVWEDHCPWEAENELFAADYDRIMPWLENAMGRMPVFAELGIKREVHGAISHPPDGNPLIGPAPDVKNYWCCCGTQIGIGWGPGLSRELARWMVHGAADISMREYDPRRFGAYAGKDWQVVKAKEDYCLRHEIPFPHFNRPTGRPVKPGPLYEKLKARGAVYEEVYGHERPRWFATGGIEQRDYYSFRRTEIHDLLAAEVKAVRERAGIMDITGFTKVEVSGADAERFLDGLAPNRLPKNTGGIALTHLLNRRGRIEIELTIVRLAEDRFYLVCAAFFEQRLLDHLARHRDDEDLQITNRSDGWAALTLNGPRSRDILSACTDTPLDNARFRWMSAREIDIAGHTVWAFRMSYAGELGWEFHGPRDVMPGIYDALCTAGEAHGLADYGSFAMNILRMEKMFQGAGELTNEVTLPEAGVMRFVKMEKQFFGRQQTQDSLDRPLPWVCAYIAIEPDGVWDGNGGEAVLHEGQVVGSTASVAYGHTVGKILAFAYIKPQAAEPGTRLEVVIAGEPRPACVMGEPAYDPHSLLPRTDAALEPAQ, from the coding sequence ATGGTGCCGTCTCATGCCCGGGTAGTGATCGTTGGTGGTGGCGTCATGGGCTGCGGCATTGCCTATCACCTGGCCCATGAGGGCTGGAGCGACATTGTCCTGCTGGAAAAGGCTGAACTGACGTCGGGCTCCACCTGGCACGCCGCCGGCCAGATCACCCACTCCACGTCCAGCTTCGGTCTCGGCAAGTGTGTCGATTACAATATCGGCCTGTACGCCGGGAAGCTGGAGGCGGAGACCGGCCATTCGGTGACCTGGCATGGCTGCGGGTCGTTCAGGCTGGCCTACACCGAAGACGAGATGGACTGGCTGCGCCAGACACTGTCTGTCGGACGCTCTCTGGGCTTCAATATCGAGCTGGTCGGTCCGGCCAGGATCGCCGAACTGCACCCGTTCTACAATCTCGACGGTGTCATCGGTGCGCTGTACACGCCGGATGACGGCCATGTCGATCCTTCAGGCGTTACCCAGGCCATGGCGGCAGGCGCCCGCAGGCTGGGTGCGAAGATCATCCGCCACTGCCGCGCCACCGACATAGTGCAATTGCCGGGTGGTGAATGGAAAGTGTCGACGGAACACGGCGATATTGTCTGTGAGCATGTCGTCAATGCAGGCGGCACCTATGCCCGGCAGATGGGGGAGTGGTCAGGCCTGCAACTGCCGATGACCTCGATGACCCATCACTACCTGGTCACCGACACGGTGCCGGAGTTCCTGGAGCTTGAGAGAGAGCTGCCGGTCATCCGTGACGACAAACTGGTATCCGGCTATATCCGCATGGAGCAGAAGTCCGGCCTGATCGGTATCTATGAAAAGGAAAATCCCAATACGGTGTGGGAAGATCATTGCCCGTGGGAAGCCGAAAACGAGCTGTTTGCCGCCGACTATGACCGCATCATGCCATGGCTGGAAAACGCCATGGGCCGCATGCCGGTCTTCGCCGAACTGGGTATCAAGCGCGAAGTGCACGGCGCCATCTCGCATCCCCCCGACGGCAATCCGCTGATCGGTCCGGCACCGGACGTCAAAAACTACTGGTGCTGCTGCGGCACCCAGATCGGCATCGGCTGGGGGCCCGGCCTGTCGCGTGAACTGGCTCGCTGGATGGTGCATGGCGCTGCGGACATCTCCATGCGCGAATACGATCCGCGCCGCTTCGGCGCCTATGCCGGCAAGGACTGGCAGGTGGTCAAGGCAAAGGAGGACTACTGCCTGCGCCACGAAATCCCGTTCCCGCATTTCAACCGGCCGACCGGCCGGCCGGTAAAGCCCGGCCCGCTTTATGAAAAACTGAAGGCCAGGGGCGCGGTGTATGAGGAGGTCTATGGTCATGAGCGCCCGCGCTGGTTCGCAACCGGTGGCATCGAACAGCGTGACTACTACTCCTTCCGGCGCACCGAAATCCATGACCTGCTGGCGGCGGAAGTAAAAGCGGTGCGTGAGCGTGCCGGTATCATGGACATCACCGGTTTCACCAAGGTCGAAGTGTCCGGTGCGGATGCGGAACGCTTCCTTGACGGCCTGGCGCCGAACCGCCTGCCGAAGAACACAGGCGGTATCGCGCTGACCCACCTGCTCAACCGCCGTGGCCGCATCGAGATTGAACTGACCATCGTGCGTCTTGCTGAAGACCGCTTCTACCTGGTGTGTGCCGCCTTCTTCGAACAGCGCCTGCTGGATCATCTCGCACGGCATCGTGACGACGAGGACCTGCAGATCACCAACCGGTCCGATGGCTGGGCGGCCCTGACACTCAACGGGCCAAGGTCACGCGATATCCTGTCAGCCTGCACTGATACCCCGCTGGACAATGCCAGGTTCCGCTGGATGTCGGCGCGTGAGATCGACATTGCCGGACACACCGTGTGGGCATTCCGCATGTCCTACGCGGGAGAACTAGGCTGGGAGTTTCACGGTCCCCGCGACGTCATGCCGGGCATCTATGACGCGTTGTGTACCGCAGGTGAAGCGCACGGACTGGCAGACTACGGTTCGTTCGCCATGAACATCCTGCGCATGGAAAAGATGTTCCAGGGCGCAGGCGAACTGACCAATGAAGTGACCTTGCCGGAAGCCGGTGTCATGCGTTTTGTCAAAATGGAAAAGCAGTTCTTCGGCAGGCAGCAGACGCAGGATAGTCTCGACAGGCCGCTGCCCTGGGTGTGCGCCTATATCGCCATCGAGCCGGATGGCGTCTGGGACGGCAATGGCGGCGAAGCCGTGCTGCACGAGGGCCAGGTCGTCGGCTCGACTGCGTCCGTCGCCTATGGTCATACGGTCGGGAAAATTCTGGCATTTGCCTATATCAAACCGCAGGCCGCCGAGCCCGGCACCAGGCTGGAAGTGGTCATTGCCGGCGAACCGCGTCCCGCGTGTGTGATGGGTGAACCGGCTTATGATCCGCACAGCCTGTTACCTCGAACCGATGCCGCACTGGAGCCAGCCCAATGA
- a CDS encoding SIS domain-containing protein, whose protein sequence is MNDINVPLSDQFAPPDLLGRLTTELASLTPEVRKAATFVLENPNEVGVSSIREIATAADVKPNTLVRMARVLGFDGYEDFREPFRDEIRRGTASFPDRARWLQSISQSGKLGSLYADMVNSALRNIEETFAGIDETALKSAADDIWASRQVFVLGVGVNNSNARNFTYLASTGMEQFHPIPKPGSTAVDDLARADDRDVLIAITCKPYRSEVVEAVRIAREQGLTIVGMSDSPASPIVAGSQHGFVVAADTPQFFPSSVSTIALLETLLSFVIASADSEIVGRVKKFHERRHELGIYVEEEAG, encoded by the coding sequence ATGAATGATATAAACGTACCATTATCCGACCAATTCGCTCCGCCTGACCTTCTCGGCAGGCTGACCACGGAACTTGCCAGCCTGACGCCGGAAGTGCGCAAGGCGGCTACCTTCGTGCTGGAAAACCCCAACGAAGTGGGCGTCAGCTCGATACGTGAAATCGCCACGGCAGCGGATGTAAAACCCAACACGCTGGTGCGCATGGCCAGGGTCCTGGGCTTTGACGGCTATGAGGATTTCCGCGAACCGTTTCGCGATGAGATCAGGCGCGGCACCGCCAGTTTTCCCGACCGGGCGCGCTGGCTGCAGTCGATCAGCCAGTCCGGCAAGCTGGGCAGCCTGTACGCCGACATGGTCAATTCCGCCCTGCGCAACATCGAGGAGACTTTCGCCGGCATCGACGAGACGGCGCTCAAGTCAGCCGCCGACGACATCTGGGCATCGCGGCAGGTGTTTGTGCTGGGTGTCGGGGTCAACAATTCAAACGCCCGCAACTTCACCTACCTGGCATCGACCGGCATGGAACAGTTCCACCCGATTCCGAAGCCCGGCAGCACGGCCGTCGATGACCTGGCGCGCGCCGATGACCGCGACGTGCTGATCGCGATCACCTGCAAGCCGTATCGCAGCGAGGTGGTCGAGGCGGTTCGCATTGCGCGCGAACAGGGACTGACCATTGTCGGCATGTCAGACAGCCCGGCCTCGCCGATCGTCGCCGGATCGCAGCACGGTTTCGTGGTGGCCGCCGACACGCCGCAGTTCTTCCCGTCATCGGTGTCAACCATCGCGCTGCTGGAGACGCTTCTGTCATTCGTCATCGCATCTGCCGACAGCGAGATTGTCGGGCGCGTCAAGAAATTCCACGAACGCCGTCACGAGCTGGGCATTTACGTGGAGGAGGAGGCAGGCTGA
- a CDS encoding SRPBCC family protein, which yields MSGKSNPTRSLDARYYTDPEVFRIETQGLFKRTWQFAGHVSQVENTGDYFTFSMAGENLFCIRGKDGAINAYYNVCQHRAHELVTGEGNTRLVVCPYHAWTYELSGQLRSGPNIQSVPGFDRSDICLTTVRIEEFCGFLFANLDPDAEPMDAWFPDVREQLAAFVPHHGRLKHVEWVEIPENCNWKVSIENYSECYHCKLNHQTFSTGVVKPETYDIQPQGHCLRHTTECQNLDRMSYAIDLQANEHAGEYSSWFLWPMFSFQVYPGNVLNTYHWRAVDADHVVVWRGWYTIDGAKSDVISKLAVQDRETTVEEDIHLVESVQRGLRSSGYRPGPLVVDPDCGVNSEHSVEKLQQWMREAVDG from the coding sequence ATGTCCGGCAAGTCAAACCCCACCAGATCGCTTGATGCGCGCTACTACACCGATCCGGAGGTCTTCCGGATCGAAACTCAAGGCCTGTTCAAGCGCACCTGGCAATTTGCCGGGCACGTCTCCCAGGTGGAGAATACCGGTGATTATTTCACCTTCTCGATGGCGGGTGAAAACCTGTTCTGCATAAGAGGCAAGGACGGTGCGATAAATGCCTACTACAATGTCTGCCAGCATCGCGCCCATGAACTCGTAACCGGCGAAGGAAATACCCGGCTGGTGGTGTGTCCCTATCATGCCTGGACTTACGAGCTGTCCGGCCAGTTGCGGTCAGGGCCGAACATCCAGTCGGTGCCCGGTTTTGACCGCTCGGACATCTGTCTGACAACGGTGCGCATCGAGGAGTTCTGCGGCTTTCTGTTCGCCAATCTCGACCCGGACGCGGAACCGATGGACGCGTGGTTTCCCGATGTGCGCGAACAGCTTGCCGCATTCGTTCCCCATCATGGCAGGCTGAAACATGTCGAATGGGTGGAGATTCCCGAAAACTGCAACTGGAAAGTGTCCATAGAAAATTATTCCGAATGCTATCACTGCAAGCTCAATCACCAGACGTTTTCAACAGGTGTGGTGAAGCCGGAAACCTATGACATCCAGCCGCAAGGACATTGCCTGCGCCACACCACCGAATGCCAGAATCTCGACCGGATGAGCTATGCAATCGATTTGCAGGCGAACGAACACGCAGGCGAATACTCGTCGTGGTTCCTGTGGCCGATGTTCTCGTTCCAGGTCTATCCCGGCAATGTGCTCAACACCTACCACTGGCGCGCTGTTGACGCTGATCACGTGGTGGTCTGGCGCGGCTGGTACACGATCGACGGTGCGAAATCCGATGTGATCAGCAAGCTTGCCGTGCAGGATCGCGAAACAACGGTGGAAGAAGACATCCATCTGGTTGAATCGGTCCAGCGGGGTTTGAGATCATCGGGTTACCGGCCCGGCCCGCTGGTGGTCGATCCCGACTGCGGCGTCAATTCGGAGCACTCGGTCGAAAAACTTCAACAATGGATGCGGGAAGCAGTAGATGGATAA
- a CDS encoding carboxymuconolactone decarboxylase family protein: MDKTLFEKGLAKRKSTLGDEYVEKNLAAADDFNRPFQEAMTAWCWGFGWGDETIDAKTRSMMNLAMIGALGKMHEWEIHCRGAITNGVSVEEIRAIIHVISIYCGVPQGVECFRVARKVLEELDLI; encoded by the coding sequence ATGGATAAGACTTTATTTGAAAAGGGCCTGGCCAAGCGCAAGTCGACACTGGGCGACGAGTACGTGGAGAAAAACCTTGCCGCCGCGGATGATTTCAACCGGCCGTTCCAGGAGGCCATGACCGCCTGGTGCTGGGGCTTCGGCTGGGGCGACGAAACCATAGACGCAAAGACCCGCTCGATGATGAACCTCGCCATGATCGGCGCCCTGGGCAAGATGCACGAATGGGAAATCCATTGCCGCGGCGCCATCACCAACGGCGTCAGCGTTGAAGAGATTCGGGCCATTATCCATGTCATCTCGATTTATTGCGGCGTACCGCAAGGCGTTGAGTGCTTCCGGGTGGCCCGCAAGGTTCTTGAAGAGCTGGACCTGATCTAG
- a CDS encoding dipeptide ABC transporter ATP-binding protein — protein MKADVEHNSLLTIEGMRVEFPSRRGHVVAVERLDLTVEPGEILGVVGESGAGKSTIGNAVIGLLEPPGEMTEGSILLKGDRIDHLDDAAQRKIRGARIGMIFQDPLTSLDPLQTIERQLVDTIQRHLNLAEAEARARAVDLLDQVGIPDPDVRIAQYPHQFSGGMRQRVVIALALCADPELVIADEPTTALDVSVQAQILDLMKALCRDRQVGMILITHDMGVISETADRVAVMYRGRVVETGTTQQIMSKPTHDYTKSLISAVPRPDKRLKRFPLVTYIEDAEERPEGLNLATHWLGKAREEHKLTGNLVELQDAHMRFITRHSLFPSRRLYLDAVKDVSFAIQPGEVFGLVGESGSGKSTIARMITGIYKPSGGTISFDGTDMTALESRAAAAPFRRQMQMIFQDPFSSLNPRMRVEDIIEEPIHFHKMAYDQQEARQIMHDLLDVVGLGAQAARKFPHEFSGGQRQRISIARALATRPRFLICDEPTSALDVSIQAQVLNLLKDLQSELNLTMLFISHDLPVIRQVCDRVGVMRHGQLLEVAPTETLFTDPQHDYTKHLLKLMPKFRGFRMPELEA, from the coding sequence ATGAAGGCCGACGTGGAACATAACAGCCTGCTCACCATTGAAGGCATGAGGGTGGAGTTTCCCAGCCGCCGCGGTCACGTTGTTGCCGTTGAACGGCTGGACCTGACGGTCGAGCCGGGTGAAATCCTCGGTGTTGTCGGTGAATCCGGCGCCGGCAAGTCAACCATCGGCAATGCGGTGATCGGCCTGCTGGAACCGCCCGGCGAAATGACCGAAGGCAGCATCCTGCTGAAGGGCGACCGTATCGACCATCTCGATGATGCTGCCCAGCGCAAGATACGCGGTGCCCGCATCGGCATGATCTTCCAGGATCCGCTGACCTCGCTGGACCCGCTGCAGACCATTGAGCGTCAGCTTGTCGACACCATCCAGCGTCATCTCAACCTGGCCGAAGCCGAAGCCCGTGCCCGTGCGGTTGACCTGCTCGACCAGGTTGGAATTCCTGATCCCGACGTACGTATCGCGCAATACCCGCACCAGTTCTCCGGCGGCATGCGCCAGCGCGTGGTGATTGCCCTGGCGCTGTGTGCCGATCCGGAACTGGTCATTGCCGATGAACCGACAACGGCACTGGACGTATCGGTGCAGGCGCAGATTCTCGATCTGATGAAGGCGCTGTGCCGTGACCGCCAGGTCGGCATGATCCTGATCACCCACGACATGGGCGTGATTTCCGAAACCGCCGACCGGGTGGCCGTGATGTATCGCGGCCGGGTGGTTGAAACCGGCACCACGCAGCAGATCATGTCAAAGCCAACCCATGATTATACCAAGAGCCTAATCTCCGCCGTGCCGCGCCCGGACAAGCGGTTGAAGCGGTTTCCGCTGGTCACCTATATCGAGGATGCCGAGGAGCGGCCTGAAGGCCTGAACCTGGCCACCCACTGGCTCGGCAAGGCGCGCGAGGAGCACAAGCTCACCGGCAACCTGGTCGAGTTGCAGGATGCGCACATGCGCTTCATCACGCGCCACTCGCTGTTTCCTTCGCGACGGTTGTATCTCGATGCCGTGAAAGATGTGTCGTTCGCCATCCAGCCCGGCGAGGTGTTTGGACTGGTGGGCGAGTCAGGCTCCGGCAAGTCGACGATCGCCCGGATGATCACCGGCATTTACAAGCCGTCGGGCGGCACCATCTCGTTCGACGGTACCGACATGACCGCACTGGAATCCCGTGCCGCAGCCGCGCCGTTCCGCCGTCAGATGCAGATGATCTTCCAGGATCCGTTCTCATCGCTCAATCCGCGCATGCGGGTGGAAGACATCATCGAAGAGCCCATCCATTTCCACAAAATGGCCTATGACCAGCAGGAAGCCCGCCAGATCATGCATGACCTGCTGGATGTGGTCGGCCTGGGCGCCCAGGCAGCACGCAAGTTTCCGCACGAGTTCTCCGGCGGCCAGCGCCAGCGCATTTCAATCGCCCGCGCCCTTGCCACGCGGCCCCGGTTCCTGATCTGCGACGAACCGACATCAGCGCTTGATGTATCGATCCAGGCCCAGGTTCTGAACCTGCTGAAGGACCTGCAGTCGGAACTCAACCTGACCATGCTGTTCATCTCCCATGACCTGCCGGTGATCCGTCAGGTCTGCGACCGGGTCGGCGTCATGCGTCATGGCCAGTTACTGGAGGTTGCACCGACGGAAACCCTGTTTACCGATCCGCAGCACGACTACACCAAGCACCTGCTCAAGCTGATGCCGAAGTTTCGCGGCTTCCGCATGCCCGAGCTGGAGGCCTGA
- a CDS encoding ABC transporter permease subunit, whose amino-acid sequence MTDTTAQNIQKSWLARALDSDLWYSFRRSPVTIVSAILTILFFVSALFANWIAPHNPFDLASISIMDASLPPAWMEGSDPRFWLGTDDQGRDIFSTIIFGARISLFVGFASVIFSMILGISLGLISGYVGGRLDAFIMRVADIQLSFPAILIALLIDGVARGVLPREMHQDLVFYVLIFAIGISGWVQYARTVRGSTLVEKNKEYVQAARVIGIGPLIILWRHILPNVMGPVLVIATIHLAIAVITEATLSFLGVGVPPTTPSLGTLIRIGNDFLFSGEWWITIFPGIALVLLVLAINLLGDWLRDALNPKLR is encoded by the coding sequence ATGACTGACACAACGGCACAAAACATTCAGAAGAGCTGGCTTGCCCGGGCGCTTGACAGTGACCTGTGGTACAGCTTCCGCCGCTCACCGGTGACTATTGTATCCGCCATTTTGACCATCCTGTTTTTCGTGTCTGCGTTATTCGCCAACTGGATTGCGCCGCATAATCCGTTTGACCTGGCTTCGATTTCCATCATGGATGCCAGCCTGCCGCCGGCCTGGATGGAAGGCAGTGATCCGCGGTTCTGGCTCGGCACCGATGATCAGGGCCGTGATATTTTCTCAACCATCATATTCGGCGCCCGGATCTCGCTGTTTGTCGGATTTGCGTCGGTCATATTTTCGATGATCCTCGGCATCTCGCTGGGCCTGATTTCCGGTTATGTCGGTGGCCGGCTGGACGCCTTCATCATGCGCGTGGCCGATATTCAGTTGTCGTTCCCGGCCATCCTGATTGCCCTGCTGATCGACGGTGTCGCACGTGGCGTGCTGCCGCGCGAAATGCACCAGGACCTGGTGTTTTACGTGCTGATCTTCGCCATCGGGATATCCGGCTGGGTGCAGTATGCACGCACCGTCCGCGGCTCAACACTGGTTGAAAAGAACAAGGAATATGTGCAGGCTGCCAGGGTCATCGGCATTGGCCCGCTCATCATTCTGTGGCGGCATATCCTGCCCAATGTCATGGGTCCGGTCCTGGTGATCGCCACCATCCATTTGGCCATTGCGGTCATTACCGAAGCGACCTTGTCGTTCCTCGGTGTCGGCGTGCCGCCGACGACGCCGTCGCTCGGCACCCTGATCCGCATCGGCAACGACTTCCTGTTTTCCGGTGAATGGTGGATCACCATCTTCCCCGGCATAGCCCTGGTGCTGCTGGTGCTGGCCATCAACCTTTTAGGCGACTGGCTGCGTGACGCATTGAACCCCAAACTCAGATGA
- a CDS encoding ABC transporter permease subunit: MLTFIAKRLVQSILVMLTVGLIAFSLFRYVGDPINNMVGQDTSLEERVELKEKLGLNDSFIVQFGRFAVNAAQGNFGFSYQHRRPVSDLIAERLPATLELSIVSAFLAMAIGIPMGVYTAIRRNSWLSHSFMTLSLVGISLPTFLIGILLILLFGVVLRWLPTFGRGDVVQLGWWSTGLLTASGLKSLIMPSITLALFQMTLIMRLVRSEMLEVMRTDFVKFARARGLAERYVNFVVALKNTMVPVITITGLQLGSIIAFAIITESVFQWPGMGLLFIQAVGNVDIPIMAAYLVLIAFFFVVINLIVDMLYVVVDPRLRVDSAGGH; encoded by the coding sequence ATGCTTACCTTCATTGCAAAACGGCTCGTGCAGTCAATCCTGGTCATGCTGACTGTGGGGCTGATCGCCTTTTCGCTGTTTCGCTATGTAGGTGACCCGATCAACAATATGGTTGGCCAGGACACATCCCTGGAAGAGCGCGTGGAACTGAAGGAGAAGCTTGGCCTGAATGACAGCTTCATTGTTCAGTTCGGCCGGTTTGCCGTCAATGCCGCCCAGGGCAATTTTGGCTTCTCATACCAGCATCGCAGGCCGGTATCCGACTTGATCGCCGAACGCCTGCCGGCAACGCTTGAGCTTTCGATCGTATCTGCGTTTCTGGCCATGGCCATCGGTATCCCCATGGGCGTCTATACGGCCATCCGGCGAAACAGCTGGCTGTCGCATTCCTTCATGACGTTGTCGCTGGTCGGCATATCGCTGCCGACATTCCTGATCGGCATATTGCTGATCCTGCTGTTCGGCGTGGTGTTGCGCTGGCTGCCGACTTTCGGGCGCGGCGATGTGGTTCAGCTCGGTTGGTGGTCGACCGGGCTGCTGACGGCGTCCGGCCTCAAATCGCTGATCATGCCGTCCATTACGCTTGCGCTTTTCCAGATGACACTGATCATGCGGCTGGTGCGCTCTGAAATGCTGGAAGTCATGCGCACCGATTTCGTGAAATTCGCCCGTGCCCGCGGCCTGGCGGAGCGTTATGTGAACTTCGTTGTGGCGCTGAAAAACACCATGGTGCCGGTGATCACCATCACCGGCCTGCAACTGGGATCGATCATTGCGTTCGCCATCATCACCGAAAGCGTGTTCCAGTGGCCGGGCATGGGGCTGCTGTTCATTCAGGCGGTGGGCAATGTCGATATTCCCATCATGGCGGCCTACCTGGTGCTGATTGCGTTTTTCTTCGTGGTGATCAACCTGATCGTCGACATGCTCTATGTGGTCGTTGATCCTCGCCTGCGCGTTGACAGCGCCGGCGGGCACTGA